In the Fibrobacter sp. UWB5 genome, one interval contains:
- a CDS encoding HAD family hydrolase, producing the protein MLQKKSLIVFDLDGTLFNTLGDLAVAVNFALRHFGLPEHDEQRVRTFIGNGSMKLIVRSMGKAALPENMARSGVTVEMVHKVYSDFYWEHCTERTLPNPGIVDFLNNSKARVAMLTNKPLRPSEKILDHFGLRDRFEFILCGDTTPERKPSPAGLLKILEMAGVSREEAVMVGDDQPDILAARNAGVDCITLLCGFGKPVNLLPLKPENTVESYAEMCQLLARISN; encoded by the coding sequence ATGCTCCAAAAGAAATCCCTCATCGTTTTTGACTTGGACGGGACTCTGTTCAATACGCTGGGCGACCTTGCCGTGGCGGTGAATTTTGCGTTGCGCCATTTCGGGCTTCCGGAACACGATGAACAGCGCGTGCGGACTTTTATCGGGAATGGTTCGATGAAGTTGATTGTGCGTAGCATGGGGAAGGCCGCGCTCCCTGAAAATATGGCCCGCTCCGGTGTGACCGTCGAAATGGTTCACAAGGTCTATTCAGATTTTTACTGGGAACATTGTACCGAACGCACACTCCCGAATCCGGGAATCGTTGATTTTTTGAACAACTCTAAAGCCCGTGTGGCGATGCTTACGAACAAGCCGCTTCGCCCCAGCGAAAAAATCCTCGATCACTTTGGGCTTCGCGACCGCTTTGAATTTATCCTTTGCGGCGACACTACGCCTGAACGCAAACCGAGCCCCGCAGGCTTGCTCAAGATTCTTGAAATGGCAGGCGTCTCTCGTGAAGAGGCCGTCATGGTGGGCGATGACCAGCCGGACATTCTTGCAGCCCGCAATGCCGGGGTCGATTGCATTACGCTCCTTTGTGGCTTTGGAAAACCGGTGAACTTGCTTCCGTTAAAGCCCGAAAATACGGTCGAGAGCTATGCGGAAATGTGCCAGTTGCTGGCTAGAATCTCTAACTAG
- a CDS encoding DUF1573 domain-containing protein: protein MTFKIISSVLAATLALTVTSFADEAIRFVPENYPIGVLNQGDTKHIVLQGANITDKEIVLENVFGQGNGMSNFKYPNKIPAKGTVKIEFDFNSAEMEGQIKPVVVLVDTTGKPYLANMDGIVKVPFIFGEKLFDTGYYAKGEKREWTFYVWGTDKKERPDLTLAPESAKQFSMSAKPVMLNVDKFDQIKEGGKVPGLKITLSTKGLSREGWELKQQSIRKIVSFKSKKYPKATPDVLIVGFWK from the coding sequence ATGACTTTCAAAATTATATCTTCTGTTCTGGCGGCAACTCTCGCCCTTACGGTCACTTCCTTTGCCGACGAGGCCATCCGCTTTGTTCCCGAAAATTACCCGATAGGCGTCTTGAATCAGGGCGATACCAAGCATATCGTTTTGCAAGGTGCTAATATCACGGACAAAGAAATCGTTCTCGAAAACGTGTTCGGCCAAGGCAATGGCATGTCGAACTTCAAGTACCCGAACAAGATTCCTGCCAAGGGCACGGTCAAGATTGAATTCGACTTTAACTCTGCCGAAATGGAAGGTCAGATTAAACCGGTTGTGGTGTTGGTGGATACCACCGGCAAACCTTATCTTGCCAATATGGATGGCATCGTGAAGGTTCCGTTCATTTTCGGCGAAAAACTCTTTGATACGGGCTACTACGCCAAGGGCGAAAAGCGTGAATGGACTTTCTATGTATGGGGCACCGACAAGAAGGAACGTCCGGACTTGACTCTCGCGCCCGAGTCCGCCAAACAGTTCTCCATGTCTGCCAAACCCGTAATGCTGAACGTGGACAAGTTTGACCAGATTAAGGAAGGTGGCAAGGTCCCCGGCCTGAAAATCACCCTTTCGACCAAGGGGCTCTCCCGCGAAGGCTGGGAACTCAAGCAACAGAGTATCCGGAAGATCGTTTCGTTCAAGAGCAAAAAGTACCCGAAGGCTACGCCTGACGTGCTGATTGTTGGTTTCTGGAAGTAA
- a CDS encoding diguanylate cyclase: MSTTTISGFSRSIVFKVLIVLIFSMTLVVTGSIFIFTSKQTNLMLEWSFNNNESTLSQIGYMASSEMKQFGDRLTLLSKTSEIQSLDPNTAASYLKSYSISTLFISGETVTLYDRDNSFICDNSMVGIPTESPYPIDFSRITPHRPYLTPWFRETKDAPPKRLFGISITNKSSSSGYLLAEFSLRRLWTNFPNYKVGKNGFLVAINGQGEILYHPDLKRWLTDSHKISELGLKDIDPRNYDVKKAQFQKLSDNEKYLVNYYFDSNTDFGLFAFQPQREIDELISSATQASIAILVISILIIFLVAAWMFYMLGVPLNRITKHIRRITDGDLDIENIDVGSRKDELGQLGNAFNSMHDTIKRQIKELNAHREILEQEVKERTKDLELANKKLELISKTDELTGLPNRREMNETIANEMGRSARTHKPFCFIFIDIDHFKNINDTYGHACGDIILKSVAQTIRGLLRKYDVFARYGGEEFLTLLPETDLEGARVVAERFRRQIEKMTVRYADFTIKITITLGVAKFDDRLGADRSIQMADKALYQGKEGGRNRVIVWKPEWVTETDYEAAAIELATLKKNADKPKGENFQVSLDYIEDHPLKMAAESAEQEKGEDERNDENSPEEEEKQS, from the coding sequence ATGTCGACCACTACCATATCAGGTTTTTCACGAAGCATCGTCTTCAAGGTGCTTATCGTTTTGATTTTCTCCATGACCCTCGTGGTCACGGGGAGTATCTTTATTTTCACGTCAAAACAGACAAACCTGATGTTGGAATGGAGTTTCAACAACAACGAGTCGACTCTCTCGCAGATTGGCTACATGGCATCTAGCGAAATGAAGCAGTTCGGCGACCGCCTGACACTTCTTTCCAAGACATCCGAAATTCAAAGTCTCGATCCGAATACGGCTGCCAGCTACCTTAAGAGCTACAGCATTTCGACATTGTTCATTTCGGGTGAAACCGTTACTTTATACGACAGAGACAACTCGTTCATCTGCGACAACTCCATGGTCGGCATTCCAACAGAAAGCCCCTACCCCATTGATTTTTCGCGCATTACTCCGCACCGCCCTTACTTGACGCCCTGGTTTAGGGAAACAAAGGATGCACCCCCAAAGCGTCTGTTCGGCATTAGCATTACAAACAAGTCTAGTTCCAGCGGATACCTGCTTGCAGAATTCTCACTCCGCAGACTCTGGACCAACTTTCCGAACTATAAAGTCGGCAAAAACGGATTCCTGGTCGCCATCAATGGTCAGGGTGAAATCCTTTACCACCCCGATTTGAAACGCTGGCTGACCGATTCCCACAAGATTTCGGAACTGGGACTGAAAGATATCGACCCCCGCAACTACGATGTCAAGAAGGCCCAATTCCAGAAGCTGTCCGACAACGAAAAATACCTTGTCAACTACTACTTTGATTCCAACACGGACTTCGGTCTTTTCGCCTTCCAGCCGCAGAGAGAAATCGATGAACTTATTTCCTCGGCAACGCAGGCAAGCATCGCCATTCTCGTGATTTCAATTCTGATAATCTTCCTTGTCGCAGCATGGATGTTCTACATGCTGGGCGTTCCGCTGAACCGCATTACCAAGCACATCCGTAGAATCACTGACGGAGACCTTGATATCGAAAACATTGACGTGGGTAGCCGTAAAGACGAACTGGGCCAGTTGGGCAACGCTTTCAACTCGATGCACGATACCATTAAACGTCAGATTAAGGAACTGAACGCCCATAGAGAAATCTTGGAACAGGAAGTCAAGGAACGAACCAAGGATTTGGAACTGGCCAACAAGAAGCTGGAACTGATTTCGAAGACCGACGAACTGACGGGACTTCCGAACCGCCGCGAAATGAACGAAACCATCGCAAACGAAATGGGTCGTTCTGCACGTACGCACAAACCCTTCTGTTTCATCTTTATCGACATCGACCACTTCAAGAATATCAACGATACCTACGGTCACGCCTGTGGCGATATCATCCTGAAGTCGGTGGCCCAGACCATTCGCGGTCTGTTGCGCAAGTACGATGTCTTTGCCCGCTACGGTGGCGAAGAATTCTTGACGCTGTTGCCCGAAACGGACCTCGAAGGTGCAAGAGTGGTCGCCGAACGCTTCCGCAGGCAGATTGAAAAGATGACCGTTCGCTATGCGGACTTCACCATCAAGATTACCATTACGCTCGGTGTCGCCAAGTTCGACGACCGTCTGGGTGCAGACCGAAGCATTCAAATGGCCGACAAGGCACTTTACCAGGGTAAAGAAGGCGGTCGAAACCGCGTCATCGTGTGGAAGCCCGAATGGGTGACCGAGACCGACTACGAGGCCGCTGCTATCGAACTTGCCACATTGAAAAAGAATGCCGACAAGCCCAAGGGCGAAAATTTCCAGGTGAGCCTCGACTATATCGAAGACCATCCGCTCAAAATGGCCGCAGAATCTGCGGAACAAGAAAAGGGCGAAGATGAACGCAATGACGAAAATTCGCCTGAAGAGGAAGAAAAGCAGAGTTAA
- a CDS encoding extracellular solute-binding protein: protein MNRIMHSILAIAIASTAVMAAPKKQPLTVWIMPNGASPQETLEKRLELYTQKTGIPTKVEVLDWGEAWNRITAALSGTQPAPDVLQLGTTWIPYFASRKEIKPLNEELSAIQPERFVPVSWNTTHIDEDSTIYSVPWFIDIRAVLANKRILAEHGITKDSIRTYEGFKNAIRKINQKDEVLEDGAHVRGYAFPGRSDWNLPHNFAPWIWSNGGSFIKKDADGKWHANILSEETLLGIASYLHFIMDTLVAPEALQTNTAQIAQQFNNGELAFIVSTSEIIMQTRFHGNMGGLSNARIGSDSVMVVPIPRGKVGSVSFIGGSNLAIPANNKRKEALDLLLFLTDDENLDAYTKQIGLLPPSRKVLQTWAEDEEYRVLVRALETGRAYVAIPEWGELEQQLNTLFSAIWEQMEIPSLYSEDKLYEIFKDLTVEIDKKLNYPTTNIMTAAEFKAAWNKINEEQTPVVEVAKDSTNGVVDDNMKTAPFVFAVMLILGFLFAFLRKRKR from the coding sequence ATGAATAGAATTATGCATTCAATTCTAGCGATTGCTATAGCCTCGACTGCAGTTATGGCCGCCCCTAAAAAGCAACCGCTCACAGTTTGGATTATGCCCAATGGCGCATCTCCGCAAGAAACCCTCGAAAAACGTCTTGAACTTTACACCCAGAAAACTGGCATTCCGACCAAGGTCGAAGTGCTTGACTGGGGTGAAGCCTGGAACCGCATTACGGCAGCGCTTTCCGGAACTCAGCCGGCCCCCGATGTATTGCAGCTTGGCACTACTTGGATTCCGTACTTTGCATCCCGCAAAGAAATTAAGCCCTTAAACGAAGAACTTTCGGCAATTCAACCGGAACGTTTTGTCCCCGTCAGCTGGAACACGACCCATATCGACGAAGACTCGACAATCTATTCCGTGCCTTGGTTTATCGATATTCGAGCTGTTCTTGCCAACAAGAGAATCCTTGCTGAACACGGCATCACTAAAGATTCCATTAGAACCTACGAAGGATTCAAGAACGCAATTCGCAAAATCAACCAAAAAGACGAAGTTCTTGAAGACGGTGCCCACGTACGCGGTTACGCATTCCCCGGCAGGAGCGACTGGAACCTTCCTCACAACTTTGCTCCCTGGATTTGGAGCAACGGCGGTTCGTTCATCAAGAAAGACGCCGACGGCAAATGGCACGCCAACATCCTTTCTGAAGAAACGCTCCTAGGCATTGCAAGCTACCTCCACTTTATTATGGATACGCTCGTAGCGCCCGAAGCCCTGCAGACCAATACGGCACAGATTGCCCAGCAATTCAACAATGGCGAACTCGCCTTTATCGTGAGCACTTCCGAAATCATCATGCAGACCCGTTTCCACGGAAACATGGGAGGCCTTTCTAACGCCCGAATCGGTTCCGACAGCGTCATGGTGGTTCCCATTCCTAGAGGCAAGGTCGGAAGCGTCAGCTTTATCGGCGGTTCAAACCTCGCCATTCCGGCAAACAACAAACGCAAAGAAGCTCTTGACCTTTTGCTCTTCTTGACCGACGATGAAAACCTGGACGCTTACACCAAGCAGATTGGCCTGTTGCCGCCCTCTAGAAAGGTTTTGCAGACTTGGGCCGAAGACGAAGAATACCGAGTGTTGGTCCGCGCACTAGAAACCGGTCGCGCCTACGTGGCCATTCCGGAATGGGGCGAACTGGAACAGCAACTCAACACACTATTCAGCGCCATTTGGGAACAGATGGAAATCCCGTCGCTCTATTCCGAAGACAAGCTGTACGAGATATTCAAGGACCTCACGGTCGAAATCGACAAAAAGTTGAACTACCCGACAACCAATATTATGACGGCAGCCGAATTCAAGGCAGCCTGGAACAAGATTAACGAAGAGCAAACGCCTGTGGTTGAAGTCGCCAAGGATTCCACGAACGGAGTCGTCGACGACAACATGAAGACAGCCCCCTTCGTATTCGCCGTCATGCTTATCCTCGGGTTCCTGTTTGCCTTCCTCCGCAAGCGCAAGAGATAA
- a CDS encoding DUF3332 family protein — MKKGIITLLCAGMIVLSGCYGKYACFNKLLAWNGTLGNKWLNSIVHFAMNVIPVYGIALFVDFLVLNTVEFWTGSNPLAAGDSYYEKDAQGNTIAAVKNADGSMTAEITTAAGEKAVLTLQRDENVIRAIDAEGNVVAQRELDK, encoded by the coding sequence ATGAAAAAAGGTATCATTACCCTTCTCTGCGCCGGCATGATCGTTCTTTCCGGCTGCTATGGCAAGTATGCATGCTTCAACAAGCTGCTCGCATGGAACGGCACCCTTGGTAACAAGTGGCTCAACTCCATCGTCCACTTCGCCATGAACGTGATCCCGGTCTACGGTATCGCTCTGTTCGTGGACTTCCTCGTCCTCAACACTGTCGAATTCTGGACTGGCTCCAACCCGCTCGCTGCTGGCGACTCCTACTATGAAAAGGACGCTCAGGGCAACACCATTGCTGCTGTCAAGAACGCTGACGGTTCTATGACTGCTGAAATCACCACCGCTGCTGGCGAAAAGGCCGTCCTGACCCTCCAGCGCGATGAAAACGTTATCCGCGCCATCGACGCCGAAGGTAACGTTGTCGCTCAGCGTGAACTCGACAAGTAA
- a CDS encoding lipopolysaccharide assembly protein LapB, which produces MLRRVCYIGVLLFTLSLMSCVNDDIKRGNDALRIGDYERAITNFSKALDVEPANRDARYGLALSFYAEAEQADRFNDSSFVRWSRAAREFKILYGLDSSGSINANYSTCLFYLARATLNQDASANVLPLLDKSIQLDSLNYFSYNLKGLILARSSAPGNLNSAKNIFIHIVTREPGFISAYINLGNIYWEEGDVESAWDTWSAGLQKAPTNSSLIYWTQVAEDSLKSMVLSGRL; this is translated from the coding sequence ATGCTTAGGCGTGTGTGCTACATAGGGGTGTTGTTGTTCACCTTGTCTTTGATGTCTTGCGTCAATGACGACATCAAACGTGGAAACGACGCCTTGCGTATTGGCGACTATGAACGCGCTATTACGAATTTCTCGAAAGCCTTGGATGTTGAACCGGCCAACCGCGATGCCCGTTACGGGCTTGCGCTTTCGTTCTATGCCGAAGCGGAACAAGCGGACCGTTTCAACGATTCCTCGTTTGTCCGTTGGAGTCGCGCCGCCCGCGAATTCAAGATTCTTTACGGTCTAGATAGTAGCGGAAGCATCAATGCCAATTATTCGACTTGCTTGTTCTACTTGGCCCGCGCTACGTTGAATCAAGATGCGTCTGCAAATGTGTTGCCCTTATTGGATAAATCTATACAACTGGATAGTTTGAACTATTTTAGCTATAACTTGAAGGGCTTGATTCTTGCCCGGAGCAGTGCTCCTGGTAATCTGAATAGCGCAAAGAACATATTCATCCATATCGTGACTCGAGAACCCGGATTCATTTCGGCGTACATCAACCTCGGAAATATCTACTGGGAAGAAGGCGATGTGGAATCGGCCTGGGATACTTGGTCTGCGGGCTTGCAGAAGGCGCCCACGAACAGCTCCCTGATTTACTGGACTCAGGTTGCCGAAGATTCTTTGAAGTCGATGGTGCTTTCGGGTAGACTATGA